GGGCTGTACTCCTGCTCCCCACTCAGAGCATTTACTTTATGGTAACACGAGCCCGAGGACAGTTTTGTCTCATCAGGACCCAAGTGACTCGTTACAGACTGGCAATGATCTATCCTGTTCATACTCTACAGGGACAGAGATGATACCTGGTGACATGTCTGTGGGCTTAGATACACAGACTAATCCAATGAGAGGGAGCTGGaaccagtacagtagtagtgtatatTCTGAAGGGTGCCTAGATAAGAAAGGGGAGGGTCTGGTCGTAGATGAGGTAAAAGTGGAGGGTGACACTCCTCTGACATGGAATGCAGATGAGACTCAGTTAGGACACTCGCAGGGCAACACTAGTGACTTCTTAAACAACAGGGAAAGCTTAGAGTCAAATCTAAATGTCGCAACCAACTCCCCTTTACATGCGTTCAGGGATCGCGACCCAGTGTCTAAGTCGATGGCACCTTCCGATTCACACGGCCGCATCCTTTTCGATCAGGTATTGAACTCAAACAACAGGGCTCGAGCTCAGGCTCAGCGAGGGGGAGCCACATCAGGCAATAGTAAAGAGAAACGtttcctctgcatgttctgtaacaaaggcttcagctgCCTCCAGAAGGTGGAGGTTCACCAGAGGATCCACACTGGGgtgaaacccttcagctgtacccagtgtcacatgTGCTTCAGCCAAGCTGGCACCCTGAAGAGGCATCATAgggtacacacaggggagaaaccattcagctgtacccagtgtcacatgcgCTTCGCCCAGGCTGgtgacctgaagaggcaccagagggtccacacggGAGAGAGGCCCTTCGCCTGTATGCACTGCAGGATGAGGTTCTCAGAGAGGAGTTGCCTCAGGACACACCAGCAGAAAAACCATTCCACTGTATAACATAGAAAGTAAAAATTCCACCCAACAGCTTCTGACTTTTAGATCAAACCCTACATTAAAGACAAAGATTTATTGTCATTGTTGTCAGcagaaaagatccacagatgaattTGGAATAATCAGAGTAACAGATTTCAGTGTTCAATATTACTGGGTAGAATATTGCATCCAGACATTGTGTGATATATAAGCCTAAAGTCTGATACAtattgtgtttgtattgtgtAGGATATATgattttcacaaatgccttttTCATTGCTTCCATTCAACAACATATTTTTTTCCCCCCAAGACACTTGAATGAATGCAGTTGTTTttgttgatgtgtatgtgtggttttcatatgatatatttaacacttttttatgtttaataaacACAAAATGTGACTTCATTCTAAGACTTTCATTGAGACTCTCTTTAGTATACATCACATCTGATCTCACCCTATTCTGCATACATACAACAGTGCTTTATAACCAATATACACTTACTAAATA
This sequence is a window from Oncorhynchus gorbuscha isolate QuinsamMale2020 ecotype Even-year linkage group LG17, OgorEven_v1.0, whole genome shotgun sequence. Protein-coding genes within it:
- the LOC124001667 gene encoding zinc finger protein 23-like isoform X1; the protein is MDNGMVFHTQIASIMEVLANAAVAEICKLVDDDYAVFRLEISQSQKENRGLRRKLQQLELKVARERVLASRPSSVKILDRYRGMTRGEGHLTGGHRNFVKPAGHSTWRDDQPITVDEGSGTSTQHVIMIESAEAAGPAVKLERSEGEEDPWHSRNIQTGTAGVHPVATVQPRTQHSITEVSGTQNVFLKSETDIETLTVLDRLGCTPAPHSEHLLYGNTSPRTVLSHQDPSDSLQTGNDLSCSYSTGTEMIPGDMSVGLDTQTNPMRGSWNQYSSSVYSEGCLDKKGEGLVVDEVKVEGDTPLTWNADETQLGHSQGNTSDFLNNRESLESNLNVATNSPLHAFRDRDPVSKSMAPSDSHGRILFDQVLNSNNRARAQAQRGGATSGNSKEKRFLCMFCNKGFSCLQKVEVHQRIHTGVKPFSCTQCHMCFSQAGTLKRHHRVHTGEKPFSCTQCHMRFAQAGDLKRHQRVHTGERPFACMHCRMRFSERSCLRTHQQKNHSTV